One Patescibacteria group bacterium genomic window, CTCCCTTGCAACAAAAACTCTCACGAGTTTCGGAAACTGTTAACAACTTCTCCTTCTTTGGGTTAATGGCAATGCTTCCACTGTTCTTTTTACCCACAACGGTTGAGTTTTTTAGTTTTAATAAAACCTATCTTTTTTATGCGCTAACACTTATTGGTTTGGTCTCGTGGGGAATAAAAATGGTGGCTCACAAATCATTTTTTATTAAGCGGTCAATTCTTGACCTACCTTTTGCGGTACTACTTCTATCTGGAATCTGCGCCACTATCTTTGCTCAAAACAGATTTTACGCTCTTACTGGAATCCAAGGAGGGCTAGATTCGTCTCTTGTGACACTTATTGCTCTAATTCTCTTTTACTACACAACAACTTCTACCGTATCGCAAAAAGATCTGGTTTTAGGACTAAAGCTTCTTGTTTTTGGTTCTTCCCTTGCCACCATAATCTTTTTGCTTGGGCTGGTTGGAGTAAATGTTTTTGGAGTCGCTTGGAGCTCTTACTTGTTTAACACCGTAGGAAGCCTAAGTGGAGTTGTTGCACTGTCTACCCTTTCGGCAATTCTGGCGCTGTTCTTTTTAATTGAATCCAAAAGTCAAAGCAATAAGGGATTGTTTTCGCTGGTACTTTCTTTGCTTTTAATACCGGTTATAGCTTACCCAACAGTGGCTGGAATTGCGGGAATAATTGTAGGAGCAAGCATTGTCCTACTCTTTTCCAAAGGAAAATTGCTTTCCGAGTCTTTTCCCTACTTAGCATCGGCTGTAGTCTCTTGCATAATTTTTGCTTCGGTTATCAATGTTCCCCAAATTAGGAGCTCCTTGAATATTGCCACCCCACTCCCCCGCGAAATCAACGCCCCAATTAGAGAATCTTGGTCAGTAGCATCTATGATTATCGCCGAAAACCCATTTTTCGGAGCGGGCTTAGGAAACTTTTACTCGGCATATTCCAGATTTAAACCCTTGTCCATAAACTACACTAACTTGTGGAATACTAGATTTAACAAGGCCGGAAGCGAGTACATTAATATTCTTGCCACCTCCGGTGTCGTAGGTCTTTTAGCCTGGATTCTTCTTTTGACCTTTGTTATTAAAGGATTCATTTTAGACAAAACCAAAGTAAGCTTGTCTAATTTAGGGGAAGATTCCAAAGAGGCTTCTCTCACCCTTGGGGTAAAAGCCGCAACGGTAGCTCTTTTGGTGATGCTTTTGGCAAGACCCAGCAACATTTCCCTGGCAATTGTGCTCTTTGGTTTACTTGCAGTTTTAGCCTCGTTTAGTAATGCGACTAAAGAAATAATTAAAAGCTCTTCGGAGGCTGCTATAACAACGCTATTTGTCTTTATTTTGATTGCCGGAGTCTCGGCGTACTTTTTAGGAAGGGGTTATGTAGCAGATATGTTATTTAGACAAAGTATCAACGATCTGGCTTTAGGTGGGCGCAATACTTACAACCTGCAAAGACAGGCGGTAATTCTTAACCCCTATAACGACTCCTACCGCCGAAGCTATGCTCAAGCTAGTCTTGCACTGGCAAACGCCGTGGCTCAAAAAGAAAATCTTACTGATGCCGATAAATCGGATGTGCAAACTCTAATTTCTCAAGCTATCAGAGAAGCCAGAGTTGTCACCGAGGTGGTTGCCCCACTAAACCCCGACAACTGGGAGGTTCGGGGCGCAATTTATAGAAGTTTAGACCAAGTTGCTCAAGATGCTCTTTCGTGGGCAGCCAATGCTTATAATAGCGCGATAACCCTTGATCCAAATAGCCCAAGATTGCGAGTGGATTTAGGAGGGATTTATTTTGCCAGCAAAGATTATGCCAACGCCGCAAGCCTGTTTGCCTCGGCAACCAACCTTAAGAATGACTATGCCAACGCTCACTATAATTTGGCGCAAGCCTATAAAGAGCTAAAATATTTTGCCGATGCCAAAACAGAACTGGAGATAGTATTGCGCTTAATTCCCGAGGGGTCAGAAGATGCTAAAGTTGTTACAGAAGACTTAGCCCAAGTGACTGCGATAGTTGTGGAAGCCCAAAAGAATGCCCAAGCGCAGGCAGAAGCAGAAAATAACAAACCTAGTGTTGGGCAGATAGAGGCTAAAGGGGCGGTTCCCACCCCTAACCAAGAGCCTTTGACTAATCCAGCAGAGCAAAACCCTGACACCTTGCCAGCAGTCGAAAACCCAACTCAATAGTTCTTACGGGCGACACCCAATTAAAAACCCCCGCATACTGCGGGGGTTTAGGTGGCTGTGCCACGTTAAATCTTGTCGATATTAAAAATAAAACTGTAGCGTAATTTCGCCTTTGGCGAAAAACGCCACACTGTAAAACTAGAGTTTTACGTGGTGGACCTGAGGGGGCTCGAACCCCTGACCTCATGCATGCCATGCAGGCGCTCTAACCAACTGAGCTACAGGCCCAAAGGACGAATAACAAAAGTTATTCTACCATCTTTAACTCTTAAATTCTAAAAACCATTCGGCGGTTGGGAACGGTTTCGAGATTATATTCTACGGGAGCTAAAGTTTGCTTAACCGCAAAATCTTCTACCGAAACACTTTTAACTGTTGCCACAATAGCCTTCTTTAATTCCTCTATCCCCTCCCCCGTAACAGTTGATATAGCAATAAACTTTTTTGAAATTTGCTTGTCCGCCGTAGCCTTGGCGAAGGCGGAAGAACTTATTAGGTCTATCTTATTTAACACCACAATCTCTGGCTTTTTTAGCAGTTCAGAACCCCACTTTTCCAATTCGTCTCGTACTACTTTGTATCGCTTGATGAGATTTGCCTCACTTTGAGGAAGCTCCGCAATATCAATCACATGAATTAAAACCTTGGTTCTTTCGATATGGCGCAAAAAGTTATGACCTAAGCCCTTTCCCTCCGAAGCCCCTTCGATTAGACCTGGAATATCAGCAATAGGAATACGGCATTCCTTTGATTCCATAACGCCAAGATTAGGCGCTAAAGTTGTAAAATGGTAACTTGCCACCTTACCATGTGAGGTGGTTAAAACATTTAGAAGTGAGGTTTTGCCGGAGCTCGGAAGACCAATGATTCCCACATCGGCAATAAATTTAAGCTCCAAAGTTAAGTCGCGCTCTTGCCCTACGCCACCCGGAGTCGCTTTATAAGGAACTTGGTTGCGGGCTGATCTAAATTGATAGTTGCCGACTCCCCCCTTACCGCCACGAGCTATCATGACTTTTTCTTTTGGTTCTGTCAGATCAGCAATGACTTTATCACCCTCCATGATAATCGTGCCCGCTGGGACTAAAAGAGTCAAATCTGTACCCGATTTACCAGTGCACTTGTCCGATCCCCCGTGCCCACCGCCTTGCGCCTCGTAAATGCTTTTACTCCTAAAATCATATAAAGTAAGTAAGTTGGTATCTACTTGCAAATAAACATCGCCACCTCTACCACCATCCCCACCATCGGGACCGCCTTTAGGACAGTAGCGTTCCCGCATAAAGTGGACTGCTCCATCTCCCCCGTCTCCAGCTTTAATTTTAATTTGTATCTTATCAACCATATATTTTCATTAGGGACGATCCCTAATGCAGTTCCGATCAAATGCCTTTTAAGGGATCGTCCCTTATTATTTCTACAGATAATCGAGTGGATTCTGGAATCTTCCATTATACTGAATAGTAAAGTGGGTATGGAGCCCAGTTGATCTACCAGTTGATCCCATCATGCCAATTTCTTCTCCTTGACCAACTTCATCTCCCACCGAAACATATAAACTGCTCATGTGGGCGTATGTTGTGACAAAACCATTATTGTGATCAATTTGCACCGCAAAGCCATAGCCATTTGCCCACCAACCGCTTCTAACTACTGTTCCCGAGTCCGAAGCATAAATTGGAGACATAACCGCAATGTCAATGGCAGGATGATACCACGAAAAGTATTGCGTAATGGTACGATTTCGTGTTGGCCAAATAAAATTACCTTCCCCTACTTTTCCAGAACCAGCATAAGGAATGTTTGTGTATGCGGAACTGTCATAAGAGGTTACTATTGTAGGTTTTACAATTACAACAGGTACCGGAATTGCAGCGTCAGGAACAATTAATTTTTGCCCCAGAGCCAGCAAGAATGGCTCGTTTAAGTAGTTAAAGTCGGCAATAGCCTGCGAAGCCACACTGTATTTTGTAGCAATAGAGTCAATTGTATCTCCCGACGCCACCGTGTGAATTACCCCACTTACCGGAGGAATGTTAAGAGCTTGTCCAACTTTTAGCGAGTTGGGGTTTGTGATATTGTTGGCATAGCGAATAGTTTCTATTGTTACACCAAATTCCTGCCCAATCGAGGATAGCGTGTCCCCTGACTGCACTTCATAGGACAACTCGGTATCGCGAACCCTTCCCGAAGGCAAAACCGTGGTTGCTGTTATTCTTTGAGGCAAAATAAACCCCACCCCCGAAACAAATGCCGACTCGGTTGTTTGCGCTCGAACTAGCTTATATTGATAAAACCCCCCAGTTAAAAAAACCAGAATAATAAAACAAGTTACACCAAAACTAATAAACGGGCGAACTAGCCTTCCTCTGCCCCAAATTAGCTTGCGGGTAATAAAATTTTTGGTTTGGGTAAATGCCAGTGGCGCCAAGAAAAGAATCTGTGAGATTGCTTTTGCCAGTTTTTTGGACTTAGCAATTGTATAGAATATTAGAAACAGTACAAACTCCCGCATAATCTCAATTCGCTTTTTTATCTTGGTTTTGCGACTGGATCTAACTTGGGAGAAGGATGATCTAAGATTAGTTTTTGTAGTCCTAAATCGAAACATTAGCACCCATTATACAAGATCTGGTTCACTTATTCTCGTGGAGAGTCTCAAGAAATTCCTTATTGTCCTTGGTTTTTTTAAGACGAGCGATTACCAGCTCCGTGGCTTCTTTAGGATCAAGCAGATCCACCATCCTTCTAATTCGGTAAACCGCCTCCATTTCTTTTTTATCAAAAAGCAGCTCCCAGTTGCGCGTCCCCGAATCTGCGATATCTATAGCTGGATAGATTCCCCGATTGGCCAAGGATCTGTCTAAATGCAACTCCATGTTACCCGTCCCTTTAAATTCCTCGTAAATCACATCATCCATTTTAGAGCCGGTATCCACCAACGCCGTTGCCAGAACGGTCAGTGATCCGCCCTCTTCAAAATTTCGGGCCGCGCCAAAAAAGTGTTTTGGCGGGTACAAACTTGTGGGATCAATTCCGCCAGAGAGAGTTCTGCCTGATGGCGCAACCACCAAGTTATAAGCGCGGGCTAAACGGGTAATAGAATCCATTAAAATAACCACATTTTTACCGGTTTCGGCAAGGCGTTTACATTGCTCAAGCGCAGTTTCGGCAACTCGGGTTTGAACCTCGGCGTCTTCGTCAAAGTTGCTGGCAAAAACATCGCCTTTGACCGATCTTCGCATATCAGTAACCTCTTCGGGTCGCTCGCCGATTAGAACCACCTTTAAAATTATCTCGGGGTAATTCTTTTCTATTCCCGCCGCAATATCCTTTAGAACCCAAGTTTTACCAGCTTTTGGCGGGCTAACAATCATACCTCGAGTCCCCATACCAATTGGCGAGACAATATCAATCAGACGAGTTGTAATGACATCTTTGATAGTTTCTAAAATAAGTCTTTTATTGGGGTAAATTGGAGTAAGCTTGTCAAAAAACGGTCTTTTTTGCGCCTTGTCGGGATCCATGCCTTCTACTTTTTCAACTTTTAGCAAAGAGAGATAACGCTCCCCTTCTTTGGGGGGTCGGGCAAATCCCTCTAAATTATCCCCCATTCTTAAGTTAAATCTTTTAATTTGGGATTGCGAGACATAGACATCGCGTGGCAAACTCGCTCTGGACGAGTCGGTTTCGGAAAAGCTTTTCTCTTGTCGCAAAACCCCGTAATCTTGCAAAATTTCTAAAACACCGGAAACTTTAATTGTTTCGCCGGTAAAATCATTTGACCCCTCTTGGTGGTAGTCCCGACCGTATTCCCGTCTAGGAGCGGGATAAGAGGCGTAACGATTGTCTTGAGTAATAGAGGTAACTGGTGTTTCTTGTGGCATGTTATGGAGAAGATTCAAAAAATAATACTATGGATAGAGTAACAAAAAGTTATCTATCTTGTCAATGGGGGGAGACAGCCACTGCCCCCTGCTATCTGCCCCCAGTGGATGGAAGTCCCTGCCCTTGTACTTCCACCCACTGTGAACAGCTAACAGCAAATGTCTTTTTTAAGCGCGAGTTTTGGCAATTAACCTTAAAGCAAACCCTCCAACAAATAACAACCCCGAAACCAAAAATCCATCTCTACTGTTAGCCCCAGTTTCGGGAAGCTCTTTGGTAACTTCTTTACCTAGACAAAAATCTACTTCGTCTTTGCCTACTTGCTCGCCATCTTGTTTGAGTTCGGCTTTATTGGTATAACAACCGTCAACAAACGAGTCTCTGACTTTAGCCACGAAGCTAAATTCATCTTCGGATCCAGCCTTTAAGTTTTTAACCTCATAGGTTACCGTGTTGGCGTCTTTATCGTAATCCCCTTCTCCGCTGTCAAA contains:
- the rho gene encoding transcription termination factor Rho, which encodes MPQETPVTSITQDNRYASYPAPRREYGRDYHQEGSNDFTGETIKVSGVLEILQDYGVLRQEKSFSETDSSRASLPRDVYVSQSQIKRFNLRMGDNLEGFARPPKEGERYLSLLKVEKVEGMDPDKAQKRPFFDKLTPIYPNKRLILETIKDVITTRLIDIVSPIGMGTRGMIVSPPKAGKTWVLKDIAAGIEKNYPEIILKVVLIGERPEEVTDMRRSVKGDVFASNFDEDAEVQTRVAETALEQCKRLAETGKNVVILMDSITRLARAYNLVVAPSGRTLSGGIDPTSLYPPKHFFGAARNFEEGGSLTVLATALVDTGSKMDDVIYEEFKGTGNMELHLDRSLANRGIYPAIDIADSGTRNWELLFDKKEMEAVYRIRRMVDLLDPKEATELVIARLKKTKDNKEFLETLHENK
- the obgE gene encoding GTPase ObgE, translating into MVDKIQIKIKAGDGGDGAVHFMRERYCPKGGPDGGDGGRGGDVYLQVDTNLLTLYDFRSKSIYEAQGGGHGGSDKCTGKSGTDLTLLVPAGTIIMEGDKVIADLTEPKEKVMIARGGKGGVGNYQFRSARNQVPYKATPGGVGQERDLTLELKFIADVGIIGLPSSGKTSLLNVLTTSHGKVASYHFTTLAPNLGVMESKECRIPIADIPGLIEGASEGKGLGHNFLRHIERTKVLIHVIDIAELPQSEANLIKRYKVVRDELEKWGSELLKKPEIVVLNKIDLISSSAFAKATADKQISKKFIAISTVTGEGIEELKKAIVATVKSVSVEDFAVKQTLAPVEYNLETVPNRRMVFRI
- a CDS encoding M23 family metallopeptidase; its protein translation is MFRFRTTKTNLRSSFSQVRSSRKTKIKKRIEIMREFVLFLIFYTIAKSKKLAKAISQILFLAPLAFTQTKNFITRKLIWGRGRLVRPFISFGVTCFIILVFLTGGFYQYKLVRAQTTESAFVSGVGFILPQRITATTVLPSGRVRDTELSYEVQSGDTLSSIGQEFGVTIETIRYANNITNPNSLKVGQALNIPPVSGVIHTVASGDTIDSIATKYSVASQAIADFNYLNEPFLLALGQKLIVPDAAIPVPVVIVKPTIVTSYDSSAYTNIPYAGSGKVGEGNFIWPTRNRTITQYFSWYHPAIDIAVMSPIYASDSGTVVRSGWWANGYGFAVQIDHNNGFVTTYAHMSSLYVSVGDEVGQGEEIGMMGSTGRSTGLHTHFTIQYNGRFQNPLDYL
- a CDS encoding tetratricopeptide repeat protein — protein: MDRLVEVHLKTMQKAETLPPLQQKLSRVSETVNNFSFFGLMAMLPLFFLPTTVEFFSFNKTYLFYALTLIGLVSWGIKMVAHKSFFIKRSILDLPFAVLLLSGICATIFAQNRFYALTGIQGGLDSSLVTLIALILFYYTTTSTVSQKDLVLGLKLLVFGSSLATIIFLLGLVGVNVFGVAWSSYLFNTVGSLSGVVALSTLSAILALFFLIESKSQSNKGLFSLVLSLLLIPVIAYPTVAGIAGIIVGASIVLLFSKGKLLSESFPYLASAVVSCIIFASVINVPQIRSSLNIATPLPREINAPIRESWSVASMIIAENPFFGAGLGNFYSAYSRFKPLSINYTNLWNTRFNKAGSEYINILATSGVVGLLAWILLLTFVIKGFILDKTKVSLSNLGEDSKEASLTLGVKAATVALLVMLLARPSNISLAIVLFGLLAVLASFSNATKEIIKSSSEAAITTLFVFILIAGVSAYFLGRGYVADMLFRQSINDLALGGRNTYNLQRQAVILNPYNDSYRRSYAQASLALANAVAQKENLTDADKSDVQTLISQAIREARVVTEVVAPLNPDNWEVRGAIYRSLDQVAQDALSWAANAYNSAITLDPNSPRLRVDLGGIYFASKDYANAASLFASATNLKNDYANAHYNLAQAYKELKYFADAKTELEIVLRLIPEGSEDAKVVTEDLAQVTAIVVEAQKNAQAQAEAENNKPSVGQIEAKGAVPTPNQEPLTNPAEQNPDTLPAVENPTQ